One Acipenser ruthenus unplaced genomic scaffold, fAciRut3.2 maternal haplotype, whole genome shotgun sequence DNA segment encodes these proteins:
- the LOC131735991 gene encoding carnosine synthase 1-like produces MISLDVHPCEFSPFGKASPHPLIIPQPEPQEGLGEAERGRERVGQLYKLLQNTLREAGLPETRDRTREPARVSSNSDITICVMGSPLPYLSLLLEGGREAPGEVFLCLSPSWLSRSPSPLHPGLSSLFLHRGVSFELGGRTSLEDFRPPRRVTYLLPVVGEEGQEVTREADCPMGSSPRLAELLGDTILTRVLLERNRVRCPPTLGLMYRPPRSYQTEGTTVTAVSLTEREGQGELVQREVLKFLESLAMEPYSKVVLKPSGGRWSRSQRPVRFLEKQDCEAVRREVCSLLPLLEEGETALLEAFCPTMTPVSPVLTQTWDAYRRVNVPRPDLSFRMCAVVTRSPEGLPLLNQLVCSVGRSDSPIRHGSSPLQSLETTLQDWGLSDPAQCSSIHSQVKSTAETCLRVAMEMEAGLSPEQRGGRAAQTDMIGVDMLLSCSGQVVTPFCLGLKPSRCLESCGLFLSGGGALLHTPLNRSQRYIMEGRNLLIIGAGGVSKTFVWESARDFGLKIHLVESDPTHFAAGLVTTFIHLDLTDHKRDSENSSRICEALCERGISPDGCLSFWDDCVVLAALVCERLGLRSSPAPAVRTAKQKSQTHLRLLEGAPEEPSLADFLRPSSLQPKTTGSPPCPPLSSLEPTPGCCYSSPHLSSLIRSVEPSNGSTTVADSPSASPSNKTISDIANNRANLTKLSGNPVRDPSSEKATPVDRISDLFPDSPLPLPLPSRPVWTPSPHIYAVPCYHLESRADVEKAARLVSFPAIMKLEYGAGAVGVKRLDSAEECQAHFEKISSDLREETDYPGIGLGWGNAMTLMEYLSGTEHDVDLVLFDGQKVAAFISDNGPTRVPGFTETAAAMPSYLRPDKRAQLVEAALRCCLGCGLTDGVFNVEMKMTPTGPRLIEINARMGGFYLRDWIRAVYGADLLFAAFAVACGLRPRIPEASPPLCHLIGVMCIVSQHLRALRTTASSEVLRLLHSRGVIRLNQLDDELISSEYEEPYCNVACQNQDRDAARLQLLSICQILGIDSPDYPVSYFLSDFK; encoded by the exons ATTTCCCTGGACGTCCACCCCTGTGAATTTTCCCCTTTTGGGAAGGCCTCCCCGCACCCCCTCATCATCCCCCAGCCGGAACCCCAGGAGGGGCTGGGAGAGgcggagaggggcagggagagagtgGGGCAGCTTTACAAACTTCTCCAAAACACTCTGCGTGAGGCTGGACTTCCTGAGACACGAGATCGAACCAGGGAGCCAGCGAGAG TCTCCTCCAATTCAGACATCACCATCTGTGTGATGGGATCTCCCCTGCCATACCTCTCCCTGCTGCtagagggaggcagagaggccCCAG GTGAGGTGTTCCTCTGCCTGTCTCCCTCCTGGCTGTcccgctccccctcccctctgcaCCCGGGCCTCTCCTCCCTGTTTCTCCACCGGGGCGTCTCCTTCGAGCTGGGGGGCCGCACCTCCCTCGAGGACTTCCGCCCCCCCCGCCGCGTCACCTACCTGCTTCCTGTGGTCGGGGAAGAGGGGCAGGAAGTGACCCGGGAGGCAGACTGTCCCATGGGTAGCTCCCCGAGGCTGGCGGAGCTGCTGGGAGACACGATCCTGACTCGGGTTCTGCTGGAAAGGAACCGGGTCCGCTGCCCCCCCACCCTGGGGCTGATGTACCGCCCCCCCCGCTCGTACCAGACCGAGGGCACCACCGTCACCGCGGTCAGTCTGACGGAgagggaggggcagggggagctGGTGCAGAGAGAGGTGCTGAAGTTTCTGGAGTCGCTGGCTATGGAGCCGTACAGCAAG GTGGTGCTAAAGCCCAGCGGGGGGCGCTGGAGCCGGTCCCAGCGGCCGGTGCGTTTCCTAGAGAAGCAGGACTGCGAGGCGGTCCGGAGGGAGGTGTGCTCGCTGCTGCCCCTGCTGGAGGAGGGAGAAACCGCGCTGCTGGAGGCCTTCTGTCCCACCATGACTCCAGTGTCTCCTGTCCTCACTCAGACCTGGGATGCGTACAGAC gTGTGAATGTCCCTCGTCCTGACCTCTCTTTTCGGATGTGTGCCGTGGTGACCCGATCTCCCGAGGGACTGCCCCTGCTCAACCAg ttggTGTGCAGTGTGGGTCGTTCAGACAGTCCTATTCGGCATGGCTCCTCCCCTCTTCAGTCTCTAGAGACCACTCTGCAGGATTGGGGCCTCTCTGACCCGGCCCAGTGCTCCAGCATACACAGCCAAGTGAAGAGCACTGCTGAAACCTGCCTCCGCGTcgccatggagatggaggcggggCTCTCGCCGGAGCAACGGGGGGGCCGGGCCGCGCAGACGGACATGATAG gaGTAGACATGCTCCTCTCATGCTCTGGTCAGGTGGTCACCCCCTTCTGCCTGGGTCTCAAGCCGTCTCGCTGCCTGGAGAGCTGCGGGCTCTTCCTGTCCGGGGGCGGGGCTCTGCTGCACACGCCCCTCAACCGCTCCCAGCGCTACATCATGGAGGGGCGGAACCTGCTGATCATCGGCGCGGGGGGAGTCAGCAAGACCTTTGTGTGGGAGTCGGCGAGAGACTTCGGACTGAAG ATCCACCTTGTGGAGTCCGACCCCACTCACTTCGCGGCCGGCCTGGTCACCACCTTCATCCACCTGGACCTGACCGACCACAAACGGGACTCTGAGAACTCCTCCCGGATCTGCGAGGCCCTGTGCGAGCGTGGGATCAGCCCTGACGGCTGCCTCTCTTTCTGGGACGACTGTGTGGTGCTGGCGGCGCTGGTCTGCGAGCGACTGGGCCTCCGGAGCAGCCCCGCCCCGGCCGTGCGGACCGCCAAACAGAAGAGCCAAACCCACCTCCGCCTGCTGGAGGGGGCCCCTGAGGAACCCAGCCTGGCCGACTTCCTCCGACCCTCTTCCCTGCAACCCAAAACCACCGGCTCTCCTCCTTGCCCTCCCCTCTCATCCCTAGAACCCACTCCCGGCTGCTGCTActcctctcctcacctctcctccCTGATCCGATCCGTGGAGCCCTCAAACGGATCCACCACCGTCGCCGATtctccttctgcttctccttcCAACAAAACCATTTCCGACATCGCCAACAACCGAGCGAATCTCACCAAGCTGTCCGGCAATCCTGTCCGGGATCCTTCGTCGGAAAAAGCCACACCCGTCGATAGAATTTCCGATCTCTTCCCGGATTCTCCTCTACCTTTACCTCTTCCTTCCCGCCCCGTTTGGACCCCCTCCCCTCACATCTACGCCGTGCCCTGCTACCACCTGGAGTCCCGCGCCGACGTGGAGAAGGCAGCCCGGCTCGTTTCTTTCCCGGCCATCATGAAGCTGGAGTACGGGGCCGGGGCGGTGGGAGTGAAACGCCTCGACTCTGCTGAAGAATGCCAAGCCCACTTTGAGAAGATCTCCAGCGACCTCCGGGAAGAGACCGACTATCCGGGCATCGGGCTAGGCTGGGGCAACGCCATGACCCTGATGGAGTACCTCTCGGGCACGGAGCATGACGTTGACCTGGTCCTCTTCGACGGGCAGAAAGTGGCCGCCTTCATCTCCGACAACGGCCCCACTAGGGTCCCCGGCTTCACCGAGACGGCCGCCGCCATGCCCAGCTACCTCCGCCCGGACAAGCGGGCTCAGCTGGTCGAAGCTGCCCTCCGCTGCTGCCTGGGCTGCGGTCTGACAGACGGAGTCTTCAACGTGGAGATGAAGATGACCCCCACGGGACCCAGGCTCATCGAGATCAATGCCAGGATGGGCGGCTTCTACCTCCGCGACTGGATCCGGGCGGTCTACGGGGCCGACCTCCTCTTTGCCGCTTTCGCTGTGGCTTGCGGGCTCCGCCCCAGGATCCCCGAAGCCTCCCCGCCGCTGTGCCACCTCATCGGGGTCATGTGTATCGTCTCCCAGCATCTCCGCGCCCTGAGGACCACCGCCAGCTCGGAAGTGCTGCGTCTCCTGCACTCCCGGGGGGTGATCCGTCTCAACCAGCTGGACGACGAGTTGATCTCGAGCGAGTACGAGGAGCCCTATTGCAACGTGGCCTGTCAGAACCAGGACAGAGACGCCGCGAGGCTCCAGCTGCTCAGCATCTGCCAAATCCTGGGGATCGATTCTCCTGATTATCCCGTGTCTTATTTCTTGTCTGATTTTAAATAG